The Helicobacter kayseriensis genomic sequence CTATGAAAACAACTACCTCCTTATCAAAACAGGGCTTGATCTTGAGTTTCTTTGGGATTTTTGGGAGAGGGGAGATCATGCGCTAGGACTCAATCTTGGAGTAGGGTATCGCTATACACATTTTGGCTTTGAAAGTGGACAATTTAGGCTTATTGGATTTGGTGATCTTCGCATTGATAATATAGACAAAATCACTGCCAAAGAGCTCCCCACAGAACATTCGATCTACCCTTCAATTGGCTTACACTATTATTATCAAGCACATCAGTTTGCTCTCAATTATCGCTTTGGAGGTGTTTTGCATTTTGATTCAAAATGGAAATATATAGAAAATGGTTCACGAAAAGAATATCTTTTTAAACAAAATATTTCTAGCACGCCAAGCTATTTTTCATTTTCGTATGCTTATCGCTTTTAAAAATGGAATGGAAACATAATTTAAATTAAAAATACAATCTAAATAAAAACCTGAAAGGAAACAGACATGAAACGTATCATCACTCTAATGTTTTTAAGCATTGTAATCACAAACGGAATAGAAAGCAAATCAGGAATGCTTATCGGAATCGAAGGAAATCTTGAAGGCAGCCAGTTTAAACCCCCTCTATCTTGGGATGATGAAGAAGGATGGATCGATCTACACACGCGCTATGGACAATCCCCTATTAATGACACTTCTTTTTCTTTCAATGGAGGGATCAAACTTGGCTATCAACATTATTTCACACAAAGCCTAGGGCTTCGCGCATCTGGATACTTTGGACTTGGATCGCTTAGACAGAGAATGAAATTTTTTGATTCTGAAACAAATCTATATGAAAAATACGATAGCGACTTTCTCCTTATCAAAACAGGGCTTGATCTTGAGTTTCTTTGGGATTTTTGGGAGATGAGAGATCATGCGCTAGGACTCAATCTTGGAGTAGGGTATCGCTATACACATTTTGGCTTTGAAAGTGGGGAAATCTCTGCAATCTATGGAAATGACAAAGATTCTTATCTTAGGTATCACAAAACCCATCAAGTATCCTCTCCTACAGAGCATTCTATCTATCCCTCTATTGGCTTACACTATTATTATCAAGCACATCAGTTTGCTCTCAATTATCGCTTTGGAGGTGTTTTGCATTTCACTTCAGAGGGAGAGCAATCTTACAATGATGGCACATTGGGACTTATTAGACAAAGTATCTCTAGCACGCCAAGCTATTTTTCATTTTCGTATGCTTATCGCTTTTAGCCAAATCTTGCGCTTATTTAAAGTCGGTTTATGGAGATTGCCAATACTTAAGGTTTATCATTAAAGGAGCAAAAATGAAAAAATTCTTATTTTTTACTATTCTTGTGA encodes the following:
- a CDS encoding outer membrane beta-barrel protein; translation: MKRIITLMFLSIVITNGIESKSGMLIGIEGNLEGSQFKPPLSWDDEEGWIDLHTRYGQSPINDTSFSFNGGIKLGYQHYFTQSLGLRASGYFGLGSLRQRMKFFDSETNLYEKYDSDFLLIKTGLDLEFLWDFWEMRDHALGLNLGVGYRYTHFGFESGEISAIYGNDKDSYLRYHKTHQVSSPTEHSIYPSIGLHYYYQAHQFALNYRFGGVLHFTSEGEQSYNDGTLGLIRQSISSTPSYFSFSYAYRF
- a CDS encoding outer membrane beta-barrel protein; this encodes MKYHRIIALVLFSILIANGMENKSGILIGIEGNLESSRFDRPLINDRGRWVDLYNRLDASGETSVSFNGGVKLGYQHYFTQSLGLRASGYFGLGSLKENVEYLDAPQKFISSYENNYLLIKTGLDLEFLWDFWERGDHALGLNLGVGYRYTHFGFESGQFRLIGFGDLRIDNIDKITAKELPTEHSIYPSIGLHYYYQAHQFALNYRFGGVLHFDSKWKYIENGSRKEYLFKQNISSTPSYFSFSYAYRF